In one Candidatus Cloacimonadota bacterium genomic region, the following are encoded:
- a CDS encoding IS110 family transposase, translating to MRGFKETAAATVVAEIGDFTRFAHPQQLMSYAGLVPRESSSGNKVWRGAITKTGNPCLRWILTESAWSYRYKPSVSASMAKRMEGLSPHVQAIAWKAQNRLHRKYMRLLSRGKSRPVALMAVARELLGFIWAIAQQVSHESNGSAGLVA from the coding sequence TTGCGCGGCTTCAAGGAAACTGCCGCCGCCACGGTTGTGGCCGAGATCGGCGATTTCACACGATTTGCTCATCCACAACAGTTGATGAGCTACGCAGGTTTGGTGCCCCGTGAATCCTCGAGTGGCAACAAGGTATGGCGAGGCGCGATCACGAAGACGGGCAATCCCTGCTTGCGGTGGATACTTACGGAAAGCGCGTGGTCGTATAGGTACAAGCCCAGCGTATCTGCCAGCATGGCGAAACGAATGGAAGGCCTAAGTCCACATGTCCAAGCCATAGCATGGAAGGCACAGAACCGGCTTCACAGGAAGTACATGAGACTCCTTTCAAGAGGCAAGAGCCGTCCAGTGGCCTTGATGGCCGTCGCACGAGAGCTTCTGGGATTCATATGGGCTATAGCCCAGCAGGTTAGCCATGAAAGCAATGGCAGCGCGGGACTCGTAGCGTGA